The Streptomyces asoensis DNA window CGTAGCTGTCGTGCAGCGCCGGGACGTTCGCCCAGATCAGCGCGACCACGGCGGCGACGAGCAGCAGTACGCCGCCGACGGTCTCGGTGCGCAGCGCCTCCGCGAGGAAGTTCCGCTCGGGCAGCGACAGACGCCCGAAGATCCTGTGCGAAGTGGTGGTGCGGGGCGCGGTCACGGGGGAGACCTCCGGTCGGTGGGCAGGACGGAGCACATGCCGACCAGACTTCCCGGCGCACCTGAGGTTGCTGCGTGTGTTTTGTTTAGTTTACCTAAGGTGCGGCGGAGGCGGGACCGGTCGTCCCGCCGTGCTGCCCACGATAGATGCGACGAGGGCACCCGGCGCGCCCACCGCCGGGTGCCCTCGTCGACCTGCCCCTAGTCCTCGCTGGGCGCGGCCGGGAGCTTCGCCTGGATGAGGTCCATGACGGAGGAGTCGGTCAGGGTCGTGACGTCTCCGAGTTCCCGCCGCTCGGCGATGTCCCGCAGCAGCCGGCGCATGATCTTCCCGGAACGGGTCTTGGGCAGCTCCGTGACGGGGTGGATCTGCTTCGGCTTGGCGATCGGGCCGAGCGTGCTGCCGACGTGGTTGCGCAGGTCGGCGACCAGCTGCGCGTCGTCGGCGTCGGCCGTGCCGCGCAGGATGACGAAGGCGACGATGGCCTGCCCGGTGGTCTCGTCCTTAGCTCCGACGACGGCCGCCTCGGCGACCGACGGGTGGGACACGAGCGCCGACTCGACCTCCGTGGTGGAGATGTTGTGGCCCGACACGAGCATCACGTCGTCGACGCGGCCGAGGAGCCAGACGTCACCGTCGTCGTCCTTCTTCGCGCCGTCGCCGGCGAAGTACTTGCCCTCGAAGCGCGACCAGTAGGTGTCGAGGAAACGCTGGTCGTCGCCCCAGATGGTGCGCAGCATCGACGGCCACGGCTCGGTGAGGACCAGATAGCCGCCGCCGCCGTTCGGGACCTCGTTGGCCTCGTCGTCGACGACGGTCGCGGAGATGCCGGGGAGCGGGGTCTGCGCGGAGCCGGGCTTGGTCGCGGTGACGCCCGGCAGCGGCGAGATCATCATCGCGCCGGTCTCGGTCTGCCACCAGGTGTCGACGATCGGCGTGCGGTCCGCGCCGATGTGCTTGCGGTACCAGATCCAGGCCTCGGGGTTGATCGGCTCACCGACCGAGCCGAGCACGCGCAGGCTGCCGAGATCGAACTTCGCGGGGATGTCGTCGCCCCACTTCATGAACGTGCGGATGGCGGTCGGCGCCGTGTACAGGATCGTCACCCCGTACTTCTGCACGATCTCCCAGAAGCGGCCCTGGTGCGGGGTGTCGGGGGTGCCCTCGTACATGACCTGCGTCGCGCCGTTGGCCAGGGGGCCGTACACGATGTACGAGTGGCCGGTGACCCAGCCGACGTCGGCCGTGCACCAGTAGACGTCGGTCTCCGGCTTGAGGTCGAAGACCGCGTGGTGCGTGTAGGCGGTCTGCGTGAGGTAGCCGCCGGAGGTGTGCAGGATGCCCTTCGGCTTACCCGTGGTGCCGGAGGTGTAGAGGATGAACAGCGGGTGCTCGGCCTCGAACGCCTCGGGCGTGTGCTCCGCCGGCTGCCGCTCGACGATCTCGTGCCACCACACGTCGCGTTCGTCGTTCCAGGCGACGTCCTGGCCCGTGCGCCGGACGACGAGCACGTGCTCGACGTTCCCGGCCCGGTCGGCCGCGTCGTCGACGGCCGGCTTCAGCGCGGACGGCTTGCCGCGCCGGTAGCCGCCGTCGGACGTGATGACGACCTTGGCGTCCGCGTCCTGGATGCGGGTGGCCAGCGCGTCCGCCGAGAAGCCGCCGAACACCACGGAGTGCGCCGCGCCGATCCGGGCGCAGGCCAGCATGGCGACCGCCGTCTCCGGGATCATCGGCATGTAGACGGCGACCCGGTCGCCCTTGCGGACCCCCAGCTCCAGCAGGGCGTTGGCGGCCTTCGACACCTCGTCCTTGAGCTCGGCGTAGGTGATGGCGCGGCTGTCGCCGGGCTCGCCCTCGAAGTGGATGGCGACCCGGTCCCCGAGCCCGGCCTCGACGTGCCGGTCGACGCAGTTGTAGGCGACGTTGAGTTCGCCGTCCTTGAACCACTTCGCGAACGGCGGGTTCGACCAGTCCAGCGTCTCGGTCGGCTCCTTGGCCCAGGTCAGCCGGCGGGCCTGCTCGGCCCAGAAACCGAGCCTGTCAGCCTTGGCCTGCTCGTACGCCTCCGCCGTGACGTTGGCGGCGGCCGCCAGATCCGCGGGCGGCGCGAACCTGCGCTCTTCCTTGAGCAGGTTGGCCAAGGATTCGTTGCTCACGACATCTCCCTCTCGAAGGGTGTCCGTGTCCGTTGTGTCCCAGGCCACAGCTCATCAGACCCAGGGGTCCGGTGACAAGGGCCGACGGAAAATTGGTTTAGACCTTTCGAGGGCGCGCTTCCGCTGCACTCCCGTGCGGGAGGGCGCGGGCGCAGCCATGAGCTGTCGGGGGTGCAGGTGGCTGCGGGTGGGCCTGCCGCTCATCCGTACCCACGGACGAGCGGCAGGCGGAGTTCAGCCGGTGTAACGCCTTTCACATCCGCGGCCTCCGGGTGGGCGGAAGGCCGCGGACGGCTCAGGCCGACAGGTTCGCCGTCCCGACGTGGCCGAAGAGGGCGTCGTCACCCTCCGGCGATCCGGAGAGCAGGTAGGTCTGTGCCTCACCCACGTGGAAGTACAGACCGTGCAGTTCGAGCGCCCCGCTCCGCAGGGCCCGCGCCACCGACTCGTGGGCCCGGAGGTGCTCCAACTGCTGCACCACGTTGGTCAGACAGAGCTGCTCGACCGCGTCCGCCGCTGCCCGACCGGCGAGCCGGGCCGGTGCACGGTCGTCGTCGGCCATCCGCTCCAGGCTCGGCACCCCGTGTCGCAGCCACCGCTGCAACGGGGTCCGCGCACCGCCCGGTTCGGAGTCGAGCAGCGCCTGCATGGCGCCGCATCCGGAGTGCCCGCACACCGTGATGGACCGTACGTGCAGCACCTCCACCGCGTACTCGATCGCGGCGGCCACGGAGTCGTCCCCGCTCTCCTCGCCGGGCGCCGGCACGAGGTTGCCCACGTTGCGCACGACGAACAGGTCTCCCGGACCACTGGATGTGATCATCGACGTGACCAGGCGTGAGTCGGCGCAGGTGAGGAAGAGCTGGGTCGGCCGCTGGCCCTCCCGGGCCAACCGCGCCAGCTCACCCCGCACCAGCGGCGCGGTGTTGCGCTGGAACGCGCTGATGCCACGGACCAGCTGATGCCCACCCGGCTCGACGGGCCGCCGGACCGGTCGGTCCGGTCGGGTCGGCTGGTCCGGCCGCCGTGACGGGCCCGGCCGGTCCGGCTGCTGCTCCGGCTGAGCTGTTCGGTTCGGCCGGAGCGGTGGGGCCGGTCGTTCCGGTTGGTCGGCTCGGTGAGGGCGCTCAGGTCGCTCCTGTTGTTCAGGCCGCTCAGGTCGCTGGGGCCGGTCGTTTTCCTCCGGGGCGTCGGGGTGACCCGGTCGCGTCCGCTCTTCGGCCTCGCCGGGCTTTCCCGGCGCCGCTGACCGTGCCGGTCCTGTCGTCTCCTTCCGCCGAGCTGTTCCGGGCGGCTCGGTCGCCGCATATGTCTCTCGTGGGACTTCGCACCGGTGGTTGCGCCACGGCGTCCAGGGCCTGCACCGGCAGTCGGCGATCGGAACCTCTGCGGCGGGCGCGTGGGCGTGGTCGAGGTCTCGTCCGAGGGCCCGTGGGGCTGTCGGTTCCGGTCCCGTGTTCGCGCGCCGGTCGCGCCCGTCGGCCGGCCCGGTGCTGCCGTCGGGGTCAGCGTCGGCGTCGAGGTCCGGTCCGACGCCGGCTGCCGTGTCGAGTGCCGTGTCCAGTGCCGTGCCGGAGCGGCGGCCGGTCAGCTCGACGGTGCCGCCCTGCGCGGTGTGCGTCTTCTGCCAGTCCTGCAAGGACTCGTACGCGGCGTGGTCCATGAAGGAGCCGGTCAACTCGACCACCGCGTGCGTGCCGTGCGGTACGAGGTGCAGGATGCGGCTGAGCCGCGGTACGGCGAGGAACGTCAACTGGCCTCTGACGTGGACGTGATGGACTCCTTCCCTCTCGTGGTGCGTGATGCGGGTGCGGGCGAGGCGGTGCAGGGCGACGGCCACGGCGACGGCGATGCCGAGCGTCACGCCCTCCAGGACGCCCATGAGGACCACGCCGAGGGTGGTGACGACGTACACCAGCACCTCTCGGTGGCGGGTCACCGTGCGAATGTGGTGCAGGGACACCATCTGGATGCCGACGGCCATCACCAGGGCGGCGAGTGAGGCGAGCGGGATGAGATCCAGGATCGGGACCATCAGCAGCGCGGCGACTACTACGAGAACGCCGTGCAGCATCGTGGAGTTCCGGCTCACGGCCCCGGCTCGCACATTCGCCGAACTGCGTACGGCGACCCCTGCCACCGGCAGTCCGCCGAGGGCCCCGGAGACGATGTTGGCCGCGCCCTGGCCCAGGAGCTCCCGGTTCAGGTCGGCACGGCCGACCCGGCCGGCGGGCGGGCCGAGCGGGCCCGGGCGTCCGCTGGTCAGTTTGTCGACGGCGACGGCGCCGAGCAGCGACTGCACACTGCACACCATCGTGGTGGTGAGGACGGCGGCGACGAGCCCGAGCACCGGCCCCTCGGGCAGCCCGGCCAGGGCGTGACTGCTCCAGGACGGCAGATCCACCTTCGGCAGGGTGAGACCGGCGAGCGCGGCGGTGGCGGTGGCGCCGGTGACGGCGACGAGCGCGGCGGGCACCTTGTTCAGCAGGCGGCCCGCCCGGCCGGGGAGACGCGGCCAGAGCAGCAGCAGCGTCAGGGTCAGCGTGCTCATGGCCAGGGCCGCGGGTTGCAGCGCGGCCATTTGGGCGGGCAGGGCGCGCAGGTTGTCGAGGACCGAACTCTGCGGGTTACCGCCGAGGACCACGTGCAGTTGGGCGACGGCGATGGTGACGCCGATGCCGGCGAGCATGCCGTGCACGATGGCGGGGCTGACGGCGAGGGCGGTGCGCGCGACCCGCAGGGAGCCGAGACCCAGTTGGGCCAGTCCGGCGAGGACGGTGATGGCGCAGGTCGTCCGCCAGCCGTAGCGCTGGATGAGGTCGGCGGTGACCACGGTCAGGCCGGCCGCCGGGCCGCTGACCTGGAGCGGGGCGCCGCCGATCCAGCCGGCGACGATCCCGCCCACGGCCGCGGCGACCAGGCCGGCCTGGAGGGGCGCTCCGGTGGCGAGGGCGATGCCGAGGGAGAGCGGCAATGCGATCAGGAAGACCGCGATGGAAGCGGACACGTCGGCGCCGGCGATGCCGAAGCGGCGACGCGGTGCCGGTGGCGGGCTGTGGGGCTGGTGGGCGTGCTCGGTGGACGTCGAGTGGGCGGTACGGGTGGGGGCGCAGGCGGACATGTTTCCCGTCTCCTCCGGGGCAGCGCGGTCGCGGAACAGGTGGTCCCCCGATCGGTGCGGGGGTGGTCGCGGCCGTGGGTCACGGCGTGCAGCGGCGGGATGAAATCAACGCTCGGTAAACAGATCGTAATGCAGAGTAAAGGTCACGCCTGGATTTTTGCGGCAAATGGGGCAGCTAATCATCCAAGGGAGTGAAGCGGTCTTTTCATCGGCTTGTCGTACTAATTCCTTCCCGGCTCCGTGCGACCTTGACGGCGCCGCCGGCTCGTCCCGGCGCGTCACCGAAGAACGCCATCGTCGGCGTTGGCCGAGAGAAGGAAGAAGGTGGGCGGAAGATGGCCGCCACCCAGAGGATCGCCGCGGGCGCAGTGGTCGCCGCGGCTGTCGCAGCATCACTCGCCGGATGTGCCACGGGAACCGGGGGCTCCGGCGGCGCCGAGGAGGGCGTCC harbors:
- the acs gene encoding acetate--CoA ligase → MSNESLANLLKEERRFAPPADLAAAANVTAEAYEQAKADRLGFWAEQARRLTWAKEPTETLDWSNPPFAKWFKDGELNVAYNCVDRHVEAGLGDRVAIHFEGEPGDSRAITYAELKDEVSKAANALLELGVRKGDRVAVYMPMIPETAVAMLACARIGAAHSVVFGGFSADALATRIQDADAKVVITSDGGYRRGKPSALKPAVDDAADRAGNVEHVLVVRRTGQDVAWNDERDVWWHEIVERQPAEHTPEAFEAEHPLFILYTSGTTGKPKGILHTSGGYLTQTAYTHHAVFDLKPETDVYWCTADVGWVTGHSYIVYGPLANGATQVMYEGTPDTPHQGRFWEIVQKYGVTILYTAPTAIRTFMKWGDDIPAKFDLGSLRVLGSVGEPINPEAWIWYRKHIGADRTPIVDTWWQTETGAMMISPLPGVTATKPGSAQTPLPGISATVVDDEANEVPNGGGGYLVLTEPWPSMLRTIWGDDQRFLDTYWSRFEGKYFAGDGAKKDDDGDVWLLGRVDDVMLVSGHNISTTEVESALVSHPSVAEAAVVGAKDETTGQAIVAFVILRGTADADDAQLVADLRNHVGSTLGPIAKPKQIHPVTELPKTRSGKIMRRLLRDIAERRELGDVTTLTDSSVMDLIQAKLPAAPSED
- a CDS encoding SulP family inorganic anion transporter, which gives rise to MSACAPTRTAHSTSTEHAHQPHSPPPAPRRRFGIAGADVSASIAVFLIALPLSLGIALATGAPLQAGLVAAAVGGIVAGWIGGAPLQVSGPAAGLTVVTADLIQRYGWRTTCAITVLAGLAQLGLGSLRVARTALAVSPAIVHGMLAGIGVTIAVAQLHVVLGGNPQSSVLDNLRALPAQMAALQPAALAMSTLTLTLLLLWPRLPGRAGRLLNKVPAALVAVTGATATAALAGLTLPKVDLPSWSSHALAGLPEGPVLGLVAAVLTTTMVCSVQSLLGAVAVDKLTSGRPGPLGPPAGRVGRADLNRELLGQGAANIVSGALGGLPVAGVAVRSSANVRAGAVSRNSTMLHGVLVVVAALLMVPILDLIPLASLAALVMAVGIQMVSLHHIRTVTRHREVLVYVVTTLGVVLMGVLEGVTLGIAVAVAVALHRLARTRITHHEREGVHHVHVRGQLTFLAVPRLSRILHLVPHGTHAVVELTGSFMDHAAYESLQDWQKTHTAQGGTVELTGRRSGTALDTALDTAAGVGPDLDADADPDGSTGPADGRDRRANTGPEPTAPRALGRDLDHAHAPAAEVPIADCRCRPWTPWRNHRCEVPRETYAATEPPGTARRKETTGPARSAAPGKPGEAEERTRPGHPDAPEENDRPQRPERPEQQERPERPHRADQPERPAPPLRPNRTAQPEQQPDRPGPSRRPDQPTRPDRPVRRPVEPGGHQLVRGISAFQRNTAPLVRGELARLAREGQRPTQLFLTCADSRLVTSMITSSGPGDLFVVRNVGNLVPAPGEESGDDSVAAAIEYAVEVLHVRSITVCGHSGCGAMQALLDSEPGGARTPLQRWLRHGVPSLERMADDDRAPARLAGRAAADAVEQLCLTNVVQQLEHLRAHESVARALRSGALELHGLYFHVGEAQTYLLSGSPEGDDALFGHVGTANLSA